A section of the Drosophila sechellia strain sech25 chromosome 3L, ASM438219v1, whole genome shotgun sequence genome encodes:
- the LOC6605100 gene encoding titin isoform X4: MVLDIKMCRFDNVPWGFRLVGGADYDYPLTVVKVTEGSIADEAGLRVEDIIVRINDTAAMPLTHDEAHRLIMGSGSVFYFGVYRENEDDAYECLKKFPTSEGSLTMSPMPTISPSPTPSLTQLTETTNARTPEPEPFVPLPRGHAAATMAAPAVEVDVDVLAECRQAVSEVHSEEKRGDVNGHDAPAQSEEGAHAVETLYLPDLPDRPCSALSERQEIKLVEEEIAAVLSGESEVLKEHNVLGVNFYRIFPKPGVCMSSDVLRSINEEVTKTKLEKDKENRQWSTFLQRPNRPVPKSKQSLETERRAANAYKVTIVKSAPREKSPMPEAKPAPKEATPPKEEEKKDEEPVPEEVVEPEPEPEKDEEPLPTDSEVPNLEQLPETELPDEQPEKSDAPKEVCEPEVVIQTKPGSPDGNEASDGPAGATPPAEPITPLPVKSDEELALERQLADVQRQLAALSSLPSTIQSTLDAVTKQLADLLPTFKLQQQEKQLPQIDENPGSEQKDEDGVTTTTNTINTAGETEDAGKDISISGSDNPPVGPCESNEDRCDANDREVVEISRSTDDNRLAKDKKKDLDQEQQQQQQEPLSEEQNFKKQKIAFWNRLFNGEHITRQRFRELQSLGLTTQKVNFMKYQKPERKIDLNRSEVYKYLNPHLDRAPVRGIEVRAPLVAAESDIRQSLQS, from the exons ATGGTGCTCGACATTAAGATGTGCCGATTTGATAATGTGCCCTGGGGCTTTCGTCTGGTGGGCGGGGCGGACTACGATTATCCGCTGACGGTGGTTAAG GTGACCGAGGGCAGCATTGCTGACGAGGCTGGACTCCGGGTCGAGGATATCATCGTGCGCATCAATGACACGGCTGCCATGCCCCTTACCCACGACGAGGCCCATCGCCTCATTATGGGCAGTGGAAGCGTCTTCTACTTTGGCGTCTACCG GGAGAACGAGGATGACGCCTACGAGTGCCTAAAGAAGTTTCCCACGAGCGAGGGTTCATTGACCATGTCACCAATGCCGACCATTTCACCGTCGCCGACTCCATCGCTGACCCAGCTGACGGAAACCACAAATGCCCGAACTCCGGAACCGGAGCCATTCGTTCCGCTACCCAGGGGACACGCTGCTGCGACTATGGCGGCTCCTGCTGtggaagtggatgtggatgtccTGGCGGAATGTCGCCAAGCCGTGTCGGAAGTGCATTCGGAAGAGAAACGCGGGGATGTGAATGGGCATGATGCACCAGCCCAGTCAGAAGAAGGAGCCCATGCCGTCGAGACTCTCTACTTGCCTGATTTGCCCGATCGTCCGTGCTCGGCGCTGTCCGAAAGGCAGGAAATTAAGCTGGTGGAGGAGGAAATTGCAGCCGTGCTGTCCGGCGAGTCGGAGGTGCTCAAGGAGCACAATGTCCTTGG CGTCAATTTCTATAGGATCTTCCCCAAGCCGGGCGTCTGCATGTCCAGCGATGTCCTGCGCTCCATCAACGAGGAGGTGACCAAGACCAAGCTGGAGAAGGACAAGGAGAACCGACAGTGGTCCACCTTCCTGCAGCGTCCCAATCGCCCCGTTCCCAAGAGCAAGCAATCCCTGGAGACGGAACGACGGGCGGCCAATGCCTACAAGGTGACGATTGTTAAGTCAGCGCCACGGGAAAAGTCGCCAATG CCGGAAGCTAAGCCGGCGCCAAAAGAAGCCACGCCACCCAAGGAAGAGGAGAAAAAGGATGAGGAACCAGTGccggaggaggtggtggagcCCGAACCGGAGCCCGAAAAGGATGAGGAACCACTGCCCACGGACAGTGAGGTTCCGAATTTGGAGCAACTTCCCGAGACCGAATTGCCGGACGAGCAGCCGGAGAAGAGTGATGCCCCCAAGGAGGTTTGCGAGCCGGAAGTGGTTATCCAAACAAAACCGGGCTCACCCGATGGCAACGAAGCTTCCGATGGTCCAGCAGGAGCAACCCCACCGGCGGAACCCATTACTCCACTGCCAGTTAAAAGCGACGAAGAATTGGCCCTGGAGCGCCAGTTGGCAGATGTGCAGCGACAACTGGCCGCCCTCTCGTCACTGCCCTCCACCATTCAGTCCACCCTGGATGCAGTGACCAAACAGCTGGCCGACTTGCTGCCCACCTttaagctgcagcagcaggagaagcAGTTGCCGCAAATCGATGAAAATCCAGGCAGCGAGCAGAAGGATGAGGATGGGGTGACCACTACCACAAACACCATCAACACCGCAGGCGAAACAGAGGATGCAG GCAAGGACATATCCATATCTGGAAGTGACAACCCACCGGTGGGGCCATGTGAGAGTAATGAGGATAGATGCGATGCCAATGACCGGGAAGTGGTGGAAATATCGCGCTCCACTGACGACAATCGCCTGGCCAAGGACAAAAAAAAGGATCTGgatcaggagcagcagcaacagcagcaggagccTCTGTCCGAGGAGCAGAACTTCAAGAAGCAAAAG ATTGCATTTTGGAATCGTTTGTTCAATGGCGAGCATATAACACGCCAGCGCTTCAG GGAGCTGCAGAGTCTCGGCCTGACCACGCAAAA GGTCAACTTCATGAAGTACCAGAAGCCGGAGCGCAAAATCGATCTGAATCGCAGCGAGGTGTACAAGTATCTCAATCCGCATCTGGACAGGGCGCCCGTGCGTGGCATCGAGGTGCGTGCTCCTCTGGTGGCCGCCGAGTCCGACATTCGCCAGTCACTGCAATCGTAG
- the LOC6605100 gene encoding titin isoform X3 produces the protein MVLDIKMCRFDNVPWGFRLVGGADYDYPLTVVKVTEGSIADEAGLRVEDIIVRINDTAAMPLTHDEAHRLIMGSGSVFYFGVYRENEDDAYECLKKFPTSEGSLTMSPMPTISPSPTPSLTQLTETTNARTPEPEPFVPLPRGHAAATMAAPAVEVDVDVLAECRQAVSEVHSEEKRGDVNGHDAPAQSEEGAHAVETLYLPDLPDRPCSALSERQEIKLVEEEIAAVLSGESEVLKEHNVLGVNFYRIFPKPGVCMSSDVLRSINEEVTKTKLEKDKENRQWSTFLQRPNRPVPKSKQSLETERRAANAYKVTIVKSAPREKSPMPEAKPAPKEATPPKEEEKKDEEPVPEEVVEPEPEPEKDEEPLPTDSEVPNLEQLPETELPDEQPEKSDAPKEVCEPEVVIQTKPGSPDGNEASDGPAGATPPAEPITPLPVKSDEELALERQLADVQRQLAALSSLPSTIQSTLDAVTKQLADLLPTFKLQQQEKQLPQIDENPGSEQKDEDGVTTTTNTINTAGETEDAGKDISISGSDNPPVGPCESNEDRCDANDREVVEISRSTDDNRLAKDKKKDLDQEQQQQQQEPLSEEQNFKKQKRHDVIEELEEHLVRKNNPRRSKRAFGPLVPSSERPLVLPGGRRWYRPKDAYNDEFIAETLSAQAELITGSTLGLHFGIVCSMASI, from the exons ATGGTGCTCGACATTAAGATGTGCCGATTTGATAATGTGCCCTGGGGCTTTCGTCTGGTGGGCGGGGCGGACTACGATTATCCGCTGACGGTGGTTAAG GTGACCGAGGGCAGCATTGCTGACGAGGCTGGACTCCGGGTCGAGGATATCATCGTGCGCATCAATGACACGGCTGCCATGCCCCTTACCCACGACGAGGCCCATCGCCTCATTATGGGCAGTGGAAGCGTCTTCTACTTTGGCGTCTACCG GGAGAACGAGGATGACGCCTACGAGTGCCTAAAGAAGTTTCCCACGAGCGAGGGTTCATTGACCATGTCACCAATGCCGACCATTTCACCGTCGCCGACTCCATCGCTGACCCAGCTGACGGAAACCACAAATGCCCGAACTCCGGAACCGGAGCCATTCGTTCCGCTACCCAGGGGACACGCTGCTGCGACTATGGCGGCTCCTGCTGtggaagtggatgtggatgtccTGGCGGAATGTCGCCAAGCCGTGTCGGAAGTGCATTCGGAAGAGAAACGCGGGGATGTGAATGGGCATGATGCACCAGCCCAGTCAGAAGAAGGAGCCCATGCCGTCGAGACTCTCTACTTGCCTGATTTGCCCGATCGTCCGTGCTCGGCGCTGTCCGAAAGGCAGGAAATTAAGCTGGTGGAGGAGGAAATTGCAGCCGTGCTGTCCGGCGAGTCGGAGGTGCTCAAGGAGCACAATGTCCTTGG CGTCAATTTCTATAGGATCTTCCCCAAGCCGGGCGTCTGCATGTCCAGCGATGTCCTGCGCTCCATCAACGAGGAGGTGACCAAGACCAAGCTGGAGAAGGACAAGGAGAACCGACAGTGGTCCACCTTCCTGCAGCGTCCCAATCGCCCCGTTCCCAAGAGCAAGCAATCCCTGGAGACGGAACGACGGGCGGCCAATGCCTACAAGGTGACGATTGTTAAGTCAGCGCCACGGGAAAAGTCGCCAATG CCGGAAGCTAAGCCGGCGCCAAAAGAAGCCACGCCACCCAAGGAAGAGGAGAAAAAGGATGAGGAACCAGTGccggaggaggtggtggagcCCGAACCGGAGCCCGAAAAGGATGAGGAACCACTGCCCACGGACAGTGAGGTTCCGAATTTGGAGCAACTTCCCGAGACCGAATTGCCGGACGAGCAGCCGGAGAAGAGTGATGCCCCCAAGGAGGTTTGCGAGCCGGAAGTGGTTATCCAAACAAAACCGGGCTCACCCGATGGCAACGAAGCTTCCGATGGTCCAGCAGGAGCAACCCCACCGGCGGAACCCATTACTCCACTGCCAGTTAAAAGCGACGAAGAATTGGCCCTGGAGCGCCAGTTGGCAGATGTGCAGCGACAACTGGCCGCCCTCTCGTCACTGCCCTCCACCATTCAGTCCACCCTGGATGCAGTGACCAAACAGCTGGCCGACTTGCTGCCCACCTttaagctgcagcagcaggagaagcAGTTGCCGCAAATCGATGAAAATCCAGGCAGCGAGCAGAAGGATGAGGATGGGGTGACCACTACCACAAACACCATCAACACCGCAGGCGAAACAGAGGATGCAG GCAAGGACATATCCATATCTGGAAGTGACAACCCACCGGTGGGGCCATGTGAGAGTAATGAGGATAGATGCGATGCCAATGACCGGGAAGTGGTGGAAATATCGCGCTCCACTGACGACAATCGCCTGGCCAAGGACAAAAAAAAGGATCTGgatcaggagcagcagcaacagcagcaggagccTCTGTCCGAGGAGCAGAACTTCAAGAAGCAAAAG AGACACGATGTCATTGAGGAGCTCGAGGAGCATTTGGTGCGCAAAAACAATCCCCGGCGGTCGAAGCGGGCCTTTGGGCCATTGGTCCCATCCTCGGAGCGTCCTTTGGTCCTTCCCGGCGGACGGCGCTGGTACCGTCCCAAGGATGCCTACAACGATGAGTTCATTGCCGAGACCCTGAGCGCCCAGGCGGAGCTCATCACGGGCAGCACTCTCGG ATTGCATTTTGGAATCGTTTGTTCAATGGCGAGCATATAA
- the LOC6605100 gene encoding titin isoform X1: MVLDIKMCRFDNVPWGFRLVGGADYDYPLTVVKVTEGSIADEAGLRVEDIIVRINDTAAMPLTHDEAHRLIMGSGSVFYFGVYRENEDDAYECLKKFPTSEGSLTMSPMPTISPSPTPSLTQLTETTNARTPEPEPFVPLPRGHAAATMAAPAVEVDVDVLAECRQAVSEVHSEEKRGDVNGHDAPAQSEEGAHAVETLYLPDLPDRPCSALSERQEIKLVEEEIAAVLSGESEVLKEHNVLGVNFYRIFPKPGVCMSSDVLRSINEEVTKTKLEKDKENRQWSTFLQRPNRPVPKSKQSLETERRAANAYKVTIVKSAPREKSPMPEAKPAPKEATPPKEEEKKDEEPVPEEVVEPEPEPEKDEEPLPTDSEVPNLEQLPETELPDEQPEKSDAPKEVCEPEVVIQTKPGSPDGNEASDGPAGATPPAEPITPLPVKSDEELALERQLADVQRQLAALSSLPSTIQSTLDAVTKQLADLLPTFKLQQQEKQLPQIDENPGSEQKDEDGVTTTTNTINTAGETEDAGKDISISGSDNPPVGPCESNEDRCDANDREVVEISRSTDDNRLAKDKKKDLDQEQQQQQQEPLSEEQNFKKQKRHDVIEELEEHLVRKNNPRRSKRAFGPLVPSSERPLVLPGGRRWYRPKDAYNDEFIAETLSAQAELITGSTLGVNFMKYQKPERKIDLNRSEVYKYLNPHLDRAPVRGIEVRAPLVAAESDIRQSLQS, translated from the exons ATGGTGCTCGACATTAAGATGTGCCGATTTGATAATGTGCCCTGGGGCTTTCGTCTGGTGGGCGGGGCGGACTACGATTATCCGCTGACGGTGGTTAAG GTGACCGAGGGCAGCATTGCTGACGAGGCTGGACTCCGGGTCGAGGATATCATCGTGCGCATCAATGACACGGCTGCCATGCCCCTTACCCACGACGAGGCCCATCGCCTCATTATGGGCAGTGGAAGCGTCTTCTACTTTGGCGTCTACCG GGAGAACGAGGATGACGCCTACGAGTGCCTAAAGAAGTTTCCCACGAGCGAGGGTTCATTGACCATGTCACCAATGCCGACCATTTCACCGTCGCCGACTCCATCGCTGACCCAGCTGACGGAAACCACAAATGCCCGAACTCCGGAACCGGAGCCATTCGTTCCGCTACCCAGGGGACACGCTGCTGCGACTATGGCGGCTCCTGCTGtggaagtggatgtggatgtccTGGCGGAATGTCGCCAAGCCGTGTCGGAAGTGCATTCGGAAGAGAAACGCGGGGATGTGAATGGGCATGATGCACCAGCCCAGTCAGAAGAAGGAGCCCATGCCGTCGAGACTCTCTACTTGCCTGATTTGCCCGATCGTCCGTGCTCGGCGCTGTCCGAAAGGCAGGAAATTAAGCTGGTGGAGGAGGAAATTGCAGCCGTGCTGTCCGGCGAGTCGGAGGTGCTCAAGGAGCACAATGTCCTTGG CGTCAATTTCTATAGGATCTTCCCCAAGCCGGGCGTCTGCATGTCCAGCGATGTCCTGCGCTCCATCAACGAGGAGGTGACCAAGACCAAGCTGGAGAAGGACAAGGAGAACCGACAGTGGTCCACCTTCCTGCAGCGTCCCAATCGCCCCGTTCCCAAGAGCAAGCAATCCCTGGAGACGGAACGACGGGCGGCCAATGCCTACAAGGTGACGATTGTTAAGTCAGCGCCACGGGAAAAGTCGCCAATG CCGGAAGCTAAGCCGGCGCCAAAAGAAGCCACGCCACCCAAGGAAGAGGAGAAAAAGGATGAGGAACCAGTGccggaggaggtggtggagcCCGAACCGGAGCCCGAAAAGGATGAGGAACCACTGCCCACGGACAGTGAGGTTCCGAATTTGGAGCAACTTCCCGAGACCGAATTGCCGGACGAGCAGCCGGAGAAGAGTGATGCCCCCAAGGAGGTTTGCGAGCCGGAAGTGGTTATCCAAACAAAACCGGGCTCACCCGATGGCAACGAAGCTTCCGATGGTCCAGCAGGAGCAACCCCACCGGCGGAACCCATTACTCCACTGCCAGTTAAAAGCGACGAAGAATTGGCCCTGGAGCGCCAGTTGGCAGATGTGCAGCGACAACTGGCCGCCCTCTCGTCACTGCCCTCCACCATTCAGTCCACCCTGGATGCAGTGACCAAACAGCTGGCCGACTTGCTGCCCACCTttaagctgcagcagcaggagaagcAGTTGCCGCAAATCGATGAAAATCCAGGCAGCGAGCAGAAGGATGAGGATGGGGTGACCACTACCACAAACACCATCAACACCGCAGGCGAAACAGAGGATGCAG GCAAGGACATATCCATATCTGGAAGTGACAACCCACCGGTGGGGCCATGTGAGAGTAATGAGGATAGATGCGATGCCAATGACCGGGAAGTGGTGGAAATATCGCGCTCCACTGACGACAATCGCCTGGCCAAGGACAAAAAAAAGGATCTGgatcaggagcagcagcaacagcagcaggagccTCTGTCCGAGGAGCAGAACTTCAAGAAGCAAAAG AGACACGATGTCATTGAGGAGCTCGAGGAGCATTTGGTGCGCAAAAACAATCCCCGGCGGTCGAAGCGGGCCTTTGGGCCATTGGTCCCATCCTCGGAGCGTCCTTTGGTCCTTCCCGGCGGACGGCGCTGGTACCGTCCCAAGGATGCCTACAACGATGAGTTCATTGCCGAGACCCTGAGCGCCCAGGCGGAGCTCATCACGGGCAGCACTCTCGG GGTCAACTTCATGAAGTACCAGAAGCCGGAGCGCAAAATCGATCTGAATCGCAGCGAGGTGTACAAGTATCTCAATCCGCATCTGGACAGGGCGCCCGTGCGTGGCATCGAGGTGCGTGCTCCTCTGGTGGCCGCCGAGTCCGACATTCGCCAGTCACTGCAATCGTAG
- the LOC6605100 gene encoding titin isoform X5: MVLDIKMCRFDNVPWGFRLVGGADYDYPLTVVKVTEGSIADEAGLRVEDIIVRINDTAAMPLTHDEAHRLIMGSGSVFYFGVYRENEDDAYECLKKFPTSEGSLTMSPMPTISPSPTPSLTQLTETTNARTPEPEPFVPLPRGHAAATMAAPAVEVDVDVLAECRQAVSEVHSEEKRGDVNGHDAPAQSEEGAHAVETLYLPDLPDRPCSALSERQEIKLVEEEIAAVLSGESEVLKEHNVLGIFPKPGVCMSSDVLRSINEEVTKTKLEKDKENRQWSTFLQRPNRPVPKSKQSLETERRAANAYKVTIVKSAPREKSPMPEAKPAPKEATPPKEEEKKDEEPVPEEVVEPEPEPEKDEEPLPTDSEVPNLEQLPETELPDEQPEKSDAPKEVCEPEVVIQTKPGSPDGNEASDGPAGATPPAEPITPLPVKSDEELALERQLADVQRQLAALSSLPSTIQSTLDAVTKQLADLLPTFKLQQQEKQLPQIDENPGSEQKDEDGVTTTTNTINTAGETEDAGKDISISGSDNPPVGPCESNEDRCDANDREVVEISRSTDDNRLAKDKKKDLDQEQQQQQQEPLSEEQNFKKQKIAFWNRLFNGEHITRQRFRELQSLGLTTQKVNFMKYQKPERKIDLNRSEVYKYLNPHLDRAPVRGIEVRAPLVAAESDIRQSLQS, encoded by the exons ATGGTGCTCGACATTAAGATGTGCCGATTTGATAATGTGCCCTGGGGCTTTCGTCTGGTGGGCGGGGCGGACTACGATTATCCGCTGACGGTGGTTAAG GTGACCGAGGGCAGCATTGCTGACGAGGCTGGACTCCGGGTCGAGGATATCATCGTGCGCATCAATGACACGGCTGCCATGCCCCTTACCCACGACGAGGCCCATCGCCTCATTATGGGCAGTGGAAGCGTCTTCTACTTTGGCGTCTACCG GGAGAACGAGGATGACGCCTACGAGTGCCTAAAGAAGTTTCCCACGAGCGAGGGTTCATTGACCATGTCACCAATGCCGACCATTTCACCGTCGCCGACTCCATCGCTGACCCAGCTGACGGAAACCACAAATGCCCGAACTCCGGAACCGGAGCCATTCGTTCCGCTACCCAGGGGACACGCTGCTGCGACTATGGCGGCTCCTGCTGtggaagtggatgtggatgtccTGGCGGAATGTCGCCAAGCCGTGTCGGAAGTGCATTCGGAAGAGAAACGCGGGGATGTGAATGGGCATGATGCACCAGCCCAGTCAGAAGAAGGAGCCCATGCCGTCGAGACTCTCTACTTGCCTGATTTGCCCGATCGTCCGTGCTCGGCGCTGTCCGAAAGGCAGGAAATTAAGCTGGTGGAGGAGGAAATTGCAGCCGTGCTGTCCGGCGAGTCGGAGGTGCTCAAGGAGCACAATGTCCTTGG GATCTTCCCCAAGCCGGGCGTCTGCATGTCCAGCGATGTCCTGCGCTCCATCAACGAGGAGGTGACCAAGACCAAGCTGGAGAAGGACAAGGAGAACCGACAGTGGTCCACCTTCCTGCAGCGTCCCAATCGCCCCGTTCCCAAGAGCAAGCAATCCCTGGAGACGGAACGACGGGCGGCCAATGCCTACAAGGTGACGATTGTTAAGTCAGCGCCACGGGAAAAGTCGCCAATG CCGGAAGCTAAGCCGGCGCCAAAAGAAGCCACGCCACCCAAGGAAGAGGAGAAAAAGGATGAGGAACCAGTGccggaggaggtggtggagcCCGAACCGGAGCCCGAAAAGGATGAGGAACCACTGCCCACGGACAGTGAGGTTCCGAATTTGGAGCAACTTCCCGAGACCGAATTGCCGGACGAGCAGCCGGAGAAGAGTGATGCCCCCAAGGAGGTTTGCGAGCCGGAAGTGGTTATCCAAACAAAACCGGGCTCACCCGATGGCAACGAAGCTTCCGATGGTCCAGCAGGAGCAACCCCACCGGCGGAACCCATTACTCCACTGCCAGTTAAAAGCGACGAAGAATTGGCCCTGGAGCGCCAGTTGGCAGATGTGCAGCGACAACTGGCCGCCCTCTCGTCACTGCCCTCCACCATTCAGTCCACCCTGGATGCAGTGACCAAACAGCTGGCCGACTTGCTGCCCACCTttaagctgcagcagcaggagaagcAGTTGCCGCAAATCGATGAAAATCCAGGCAGCGAGCAGAAGGATGAGGATGGGGTGACCACTACCACAAACACCATCAACACCGCAGGCGAAACAGAGGATGCAG GCAAGGACATATCCATATCTGGAAGTGACAACCCACCGGTGGGGCCATGTGAGAGTAATGAGGATAGATGCGATGCCAATGACCGGGAAGTGGTGGAAATATCGCGCTCCACTGACGACAATCGCCTGGCCAAGGACAAAAAAAAGGATCTGgatcaggagcagcagcaacagcagcaggagccTCTGTCCGAGGAGCAGAACTTCAAGAAGCAAAAG ATTGCATTTTGGAATCGTTTGTTCAATGGCGAGCATATAACACGCCAGCGCTTCAG GGAGCTGCAGAGTCTCGGCCTGACCACGCAAAA GGTCAACTTCATGAAGTACCAGAAGCCGGAGCGCAAAATCGATCTGAATCGCAGCGAGGTGTACAAGTATCTCAATCCGCATCTGGACAGGGCGCCCGTGCGTGGCATCGAGGTGCGTGCTCCTCTGGTGGCCGCCGAGTCCGACATTCGCCAGTCACTGCAATCGTAG
- the LOC6605100 gene encoding titin isoform X2, giving the protein MVLDIKMCRFDNVPWGFRLVGGADYDYPLTVVKVTEGSIADEAGLRVEDIIVRINDTAAMPLTHDEAHRLIMGSGSVFYFGVYRENEDDAYECLKKFPTSEGSLTMSPMPTISPSPTPSLTQLTETTNARTPEPEPFVPLPRGHAAATMAAPAVEVDVDVLAECRQAVSEVHSEEKRGDVNGHDAPAQSEEGAHAVETLYLPDLPDRPCSALSERQEIKLVEEEIAAVLSGESEVLKEHNVLGIFPKPGVCMSSDVLRSINEEVTKTKLEKDKENRQWSTFLQRPNRPVPKSKQSLETERRAANAYKVTIVKSAPREKSPMPEAKPAPKEATPPKEEEKKDEEPVPEEVVEPEPEPEKDEEPLPTDSEVPNLEQLPETELPDEQPEKSDAPKEVCEPEVVIQTKPGSPDGNEASDGPAGATPPAEPITPLPVKSDEELALERQLADVQRQLAALSSLPSTIQSTLDAVTKQLADLLPTFKLQQQEKQLPQIDENPGSEQKDEDGVTTTTNTINTAGETEDAGKDISISGSDNPPVGPCESNEDRCDANDREVVEISRSTDDNRLAKDKKKDLDQEQQQQQQEPLSEEQNFKKQKRHDVIEELEEHLVRKNNPRRSKRAFGPLVPSSERPLVLPGGRRWYRPKDAYNDEFIAETLSAQAELITGSTLGVNFMKYQKPERKIDLNRSEVYKYLNPHLDRAPVRGIEVRAPLVAAESDIRQSLQS; this is encoded by the exons ATGGTGCTCGACATTAAGATGTGCCGATTTGATAATGTGCCCTGGGGCTTTCGTCTGGTGGGCGGGGCGGACTACGATTATCCGCTGACGGTGGTTAAG GTGACCGAGGGCAGCATTGCTGACGAGGCTGGACTCCGGGTCGAGGATATCATCGTGCGCATCAATGACACGGCTGCCATGCCCCTTACCCACGACGAGGCCCATCGCCTCATTATGGGCAGTGGAAGCGTCTTCTACTTTGGCGTCTACCG GGAGAACGAGGATGACGCCTACGAGTGCCTAAAGAAGTTTCCCACGAGCGAGGGTTCATTGACCATGTCACCAATGCCGACCATTTCACCGTCGCCGACTCCATCGCTGACCCAGCTGACGGAAACCACAAATGCCCGAACTCCGGAACCGGAGCCATTCGTTCCGCTACCCAGGGGACACGCTGCTGCGACTATGGCGGCTCCTGCTGtggaagtggatgtggatgtccTGGCGGAATGTCGCCAAGCCGTGTCGGAAGTGCATTCGGAAGAGAAACGCGGGGATGTGAATGGGCATGATGCACCAGCCCAGTCAGAAGAAGGAGCCCATGCCGTCGAGACTCTCTACTTGCCTGATTTGCCCGATCGTCCGTGCTCGGCGCTGTCCGAAAGGCAGGAAATTAAGCTGGTGGAGGAGGAAATTGCAGCCGTGCTGTCCGGCGAGTCGGAGGTGCTCAAGGAGCACAATGTCCTTGG GATCTTCCCCAAGCCGGGCGTCTGCATGTCCAGCGATGTCCTGCGCTCCATCAACGAGGAGGTGACCAAGACCAAGCTGGAGAAGGACAAGGAGAACCGACAGTGGTCCACCTTCCTGCAGCGTCCCAATCGCCCCGTTCCCAAGAGCAAGCAATCCCTGGAGACGGAACGACGGGCGGCCAATGCCTACAAGGTGACGATTGTTAAGTCAGCGCCACGGGAAAAGTCGCCAATG CCGGAAGCTAAGCCGGCGCCAAAAGAAGCCACGCCACCCAAGGAAGAGGAGAAAAAGGATGAGGAACCAGTGccggaggaggtggtggagcCCGAACCGGAGCCCGAAAAGGATGAGGAACCACTGCCCACGGACAGTGAGGTTCCGAATTTGGAGCAACTTCCCGAGACCGAATTGCCGGACGAGCAGCCGGAGAAGAGTGATGCCCCCAAGGAGGTTTGCGAGCCGGAAGTGGTTATCCAAACAAAACCGGGCTCACCCGATGGCAACGAAGCTTCCGATGGTCCAGCAGGAGCAACCCCACCGGCGGAACCCATTACTCCACTGCCAGTTAAAAGCGACGAAGAATTGGCCCTGGAGCGCCAGTTGGCAGATGTGCAGCGACAACTGGCCGCCCTCTCGTCACTGCCCTCCACCATTCAGTCCACCCTGGATGCAGTGACCAAACAGCTGGCCGACTTGCTGCCCACCTttaagctgcagcagcaggagaagcAGTTGCCGCAAATCGATGAAAATCCAGGCAGCGAGCAGAAGGATGAGGATGGGGTGACCACTACCACAAACACCATCAACACCGCAGGCGAAACAGAGGATGCAG GCAAGGACATATCCATATCTGGAAGTGACAACCCACCGGTGGGGCCATGTGAGAGTAATGAGGATAGATGCGATGCCAATGACCGGGAAGTGGTGGAAATATCGCGCTCCACTGACGACAATCGCCTGGCCAAGGACAAAAAAAAGGATCTGgatcaggagcagcagcaacagcagcaggagccTCTGTCCGAGGAGCAGAACTTCAAGAAGCAAAAG AGACACGATGTCATTGAGGAGCTCGAGGAGCATTTGGTGCGCAAAAACAATCCCCGGCGGTCGAAGCGGGCCTTTGGGCCATTGGTCCCATCCTCGGAGCGTCCTTTGGTCCTTCCCGGCGGACGGCGCTGGTACCGTCCCAAGGATGCCTACAACGATGAGTTCATTGCCGAGACCCTGAGCGCCCAGGCGGAGCTCATCACGGGCAGCACTCTCGG GGTCAACTTCATGAAGTACCAGAAGCCGGAGCGCAAAATCGATCTGAATCGCAGCGAGGTGTACAAGTATCTCAATCCGCATCTGGACAGGGCGCCCGTGCGTGGCATCGAGGTGCGTGCTCCTCTGGTGGCCGCCGAGTCCGACATTCGCCAGTCACTGCAATCGTAG